A segment of the Bacillus sp. es.034 genome:
CTGCCAGCCATTGCCTTGCCCCTTTTTTGAACCTCTGGGAAAATGGTTTTTTTTCAGAAAGAATAATATCACTGTGATTATTATTTAGATTCGGGTCCATCTTGATCCCTCCTTGTATCCATATGAATGAAAGAAGATACTGCACCAAATCGGTGAGTACCTTCTCTTGTCAACATTACTGTTGTAGAATGGCATCCGCTTTCTTCGCTGCATCATCCATTGCTTCTTTCGGTTTCATCTTCCCGCGCATCACTTTCTCAAAGTTCAAGTTGATGACCTCTTCAATTTCCGACCACTCAGCAATCGGAGTACGCGGCAGCGCTGTTTCCAGCTGCTTTACATATTTCTCGACAATTGGATTCTCAATCACTTTTGGATCATTCGCAGCGTTCTTATTCGTCGGAATCAATCCTGCTTCAGCCATCAATTTCTGCGGCTCTTCTGTCAACATCCATTTCGCAAACGTCCATGCTTCCTCAGGGTGTTCGGAACCTGCAAATGTGACAAGGTTCTCACCGCCGATAACAGAACGGCTTCCACCCGGACCTTCAGGAATCAAACCGCTGACCGTTTGTTCTTCCGGATTGAACTTGCTCCCTTCTTCATTCCCAAGAATGCTGTAGAACCAAGGGCCGTCATCAATCATCAGATATTGACCTGCTTTCATTCCGTCCCATGCGCCAGGTTCACCGCCAAGAATGGTGGGAGAAAGCAGCTTATTCTTCTGCCATGAAGCCATTTCTTCAACCGCAGCAACGCTTTCCTTACTATTTAGGTAGCCATCGAACTTTGTATAATCATCATTCGTCAACTTACCTCCGAGACTCCAGAAATATGGAAGGAATCCCCACGTATTGCTTCCGCCGATGCCGATTCCACCTTTAGCGCCGGCATCCACTGCCTTCTTCGCTGCATCTTTCAACTCATCCATCGTCTTAGGCGCTTCCGTGTATCCAGCTTTTTCAAGCAAGCCTTTATTATAAATGGCTATTTTCGTATTCGTATTCACCGGTACTCCATAATACTTCCCATCAAAAATGTTCGTTGCCATCGGAGCTTCAAAGACACTGTTCTTAACATCCTCGAACCCATCCATCCCACTAACTTCTTGAAGGGCACCCATCTTGGCAAACTCAGAAACCCACACAATATCCATACGCATCAAATCAGGTGCTTCCCCACCGGAAACCCCGGCGATCACCTGCTGTTTCAATCCTTCATAAGGCATCCTCGTAAGCTTCAACTCAATATCAGGATGTTCTTTTTCAAACAATGGTTTGATCTTCTCATTAAGAATGACTTCTTCCTGATCACTATACGTATGCCAATAATCCAACACAACCTTATCGCCACTACTCTTAGATCCAGTCTCACTCGATCCCCCGCTGCAGCCCCCGGCAAATAACATCGTGGATATCGCTGCACCTGTCATAAACTTCTTCCAAGCCTTCATATCCTTAACCCCTCCCTTTTCTATACCTCCATTTTCCATGAAAGCGCTTTACTATAAAACCGCTTACATTCTTGTGATGGTGTTATATATTTGATTGTTTTTGGTGGTAGTTATGATGTGGAATTGAAAAAAGTGTCATATTTCTCTGTTTTAGAGAGATATGACACTTTTTAGGGGAAGCATGGGGACGGTTCTGTTGCTTCTCTTATAATAGAAAAAGGAAGCACGAGAAGAACGAAATCGCTATCGCGATGGCTTAAAAGATTCCTTCCAACTAAAAAAAGGCAAAAAAAATGAAAAAGTATGTTCTTTTGTGGTATTGTTTAATCGCCAAACCAAACAATCCTTAGAAAGAAAATACTTTTTCATATGCCTATTATATCATCGAATTCCTCATATTTGTATACCCTTATTCTTATTACCAGAAATCGCCCACCTCCATAGAGTAGATGAATGTCCATTTATCTATTATTCTAGGAGGCTATTTACGTGGATTATCAGCAGAAAATTGAACTTTACTTCGAACTTAAAGGAACACCGGAATCCTCGAGGGAGTCCTATAGGCGGAGAATGAAGGCGTTTGTTTCGTTTATGGAAAAGCAAAATAAAAAAATCTCTGACACAACAGAAGAGGATATTCAACAATACATCCTTTTTCTGAAACAAGTGAAAGGACTCACCCCGGGGACGATTAACAACTACATTTCTTCGATTAAATTCTTCTACACTTACGTGTTAGAAAAGGAATGGAACCCAAACAAACTTCCCAGGAT
Coding sequences within it:
- a CDS encoding extracellular solute-binding protein, which codes for MKAWKKFMTGAAISTMLFAGGCSGGSSETGSKSSGDKVVLDYWHTYSDQEEVILNEKIKPLFEKEHPDIELKLTRMPYEGLKQQVIAGVSGGEAPDLMRMDIVWVSEFAKMGALQEVSGMDGFEDVKNSVFEAPMATNIFDGKYYGVPVNTNTKIAIYNKGLLEKAGYTEAPKTMDELKDAAKKAVDAGAKGGIGIGGSNTWGFLPYFWSLGGKLTNDDYTKFDGYLNSKESVAAVEEMASWQKNKLLSPTILGGEPGAWDGMKAGQYLMIDDGPWFYSILGNEEGSKFNPEEQTVSGLIPEGPGGSRSVIGGENLVTFAGSEHPEEAWTFAKWMLTEEPQKLMAEAGLIPTNKNAANDPKVIENPIVEKYVKQLETALPRTPIAEWSEIEEVINLNFEKVMRGKMKPKEAMDDAAKKADAILQQ